The DNA window ttcagactagactcaatcctagtctagggatcccgattccagaagttggcatgcgtatatcgactagcagtaatagaaaagactccagttctatccacgccgatatggtatcgatcaacagtaatagaaaagactccagttctatccacatcgatacggtatcgattaccagtaatagaggaagctattattctatccacatcaatatagtaccgattaacagtaatagaagcaactctaattctattcacatcgatatgacatcgattaacagtaatagaagagctactaatctatccacatcgatacaatactgattaacagtaatagaaaaagccaccatcctatccacatcgatagccaaacatccagtgacagtctttggcacatccgccaatacacaatcttatgacatcgtgcaatgtgcccgtagtgatcccaccactaacggcacttctgtcataagactactcgtctaatacctgctgtctaaaatcaagagaacaagtatatcaatcaactcaatgcaaataaagtaaagtatgtgatttagggaaacccaagtctaaaccgactcaagtccatctcccaataccacattgacttatacctttcgttgcagtctcggtttcctgctcagtccaagtcctgaactcacaatctgtctggtactgacaatatcaataatctcatatcaatatactagtcaattccataacaatttgatcaatctggatttgattcaaaattgacggcataactgtacaattccaatatccccgtcaataccaattcaccagataacagttacaatctataacccatatccaatacaatccgtaatcccttcacaattcaaatctatccggtataaatcaatataccctaaaaattcataataattccagaatcaatcattttcttaatctgacttcgattctatgatgtctaacatgtcaagaacaccatatatgaattccattcaattctgacaatagcataatttcaaagcctgtcaaaacgtagtaaaacttacgtcaagttgtagcctacgttgataggaactcaataccgaagtcggattacaattcggacggacaGATTTTGCACGGTTGGAATTTGAAATCACAAAAGCTACGCTTTATTCCTCGGTTGATTTTTGCTGTTTCTATTCAAGAATGAAGCAATTGTtcctatatatattgcatgcaaaattCCATACGTGTCATTCTCACAATTCGTCCCcagcctctcgcgcatatgcgcgtattgtcttcgcgcatatgcgcgagaccatgTCTCGGCGCGTGCTGTACacctcgcctcgcgcatatgcgcgaggtcctgtGCGATTTTGGGGTACCTACTGCCTCcttcgcgcagatgcgcgcatTCACCCGCGCAGATGCGCGAAGCCCACTGCCtgctgcgcgcatgtgcgcgcattggttcgcgcatgtgcgtgggGCTCCTCACACctacacacacttttcacacgtacttgtattgcatgtcccgattaatcctttcataatcatatcaaattataattcaataattacagattactaggattcaattctcgggcattacaatcgaTACCCCTTtattaaactaaataaatagtCCGAGATCgagatgaattttttttatctgaAAGCATGAAATTTAatgttctttttttaaaaaaaaaattagtacaaAGAAATAGTATGAATTataatatttgttttaattattatataaataattactACTAATATTTCACTCGTTGCGATGCaataagtattatttttataatcaatgattaaaatcaataaatatTAGGTTTTGAATAATGATTTttataacaaaatattaatGTCATTTGATATAACTCTCAAAACTAGGATAACAATCTTCTGTATTTAAATTGACTTTGTTATCTTGAATGAGTAGACtaataacaaataaaaaatttagaaaatcctatattattttgttcattaaaattttgaacaataaataaatatttttcaaatagtcacaatttttgtaatttattatatgcataagttttgataaaaaaaaatttaacttttttAAGATacgtaaaaaaatatttatattagatttataattaagactaataatagtaataataacaaatttttgcaaatcaaatataaaaaatacaCCATGTTACTGTTTTAAGAAGTTATAAATcgtaggcaaaaatttgtgtgagacggtctcacggatcgaatttgtgagacgaatctcttatttgagtcatccatgaaaaagtataattttttatgcttagagtattactttttattgtgaatatgggtagggttgacccgtctcacagattaatatccgtgagacggtctcatatgagaatCACTCTATATCGTAAGTAATAAATGTTGGGACAAAATGGGCTTCGTTTTGTCGATAGAAAAttaaagggggagaatttattaaGGCATAATAGGACCCGTGATAGGCTGATAGCTGTCATATCATACAATCTGTTACAGGTTTTTAAGACACATAAATGTTGCATACATTCTTTCAACAATATTGCCCCCTCTTTGTTTTGACTCCAAGAACAACCAACCATCTTTATCTCGTACGAAAATTTTAAGTTTAAAGACAAAGCTTTGTGTTTCAAACTCAGTCGTAACAATCTAAAAAAACCATTTATTGCCATTCGAGCTGCTGTTCATGTGGGACTCCAGACACTATggatcatatatggtgtttggTTTTCTAGTGCAGAAATGAGAAATCTTTAAAAGGGTTGTTGAATGTTGATGGTCTTGATTCGCAAGAAGTCTACGGGATACCTTTCATACAAGAATTTATATTAGCACACTCAATGAGATTGAAAGCATTCCAAGTCATAAATTAAACACCGAGAACCTTTAGTTCATCAGTCAATTTCGgtggaattttaaaaaataaagggtATAATTTCCATTGACAAATCACTGAACACAACCCCAAGCAACATGGCGGCCGTGTGGCAAATAATTGattaatgataaaaatataTCGAGGAAATCTGTGACAAGAACAAAGACCCGAATAACATCTTGCTCTAAGCATTTCACTACTACGGTCAAATGCTTGTATGAATATAACCAAAGGTGTATATGCGCACAGAATCTAATCTAAGTCTCTCCAACAAGCTTTGATGTATGCCTGATCCATCAGTCTTGCTGCTGCTTTTCTATAACAAAACTGTCTATATGATCCACTTCTAATTGTACCGTGATCTAGTCAGACCATAAAGAAATCATGTAATTACAAAGATTTCACGCGCTTCGAGTCATTGAGACTTTTTCCTGCAGAAAATGAGTTTAGTATTATATTAGTTGATTGTGTAACGTCAAATATGAGATAATCCAGAGATTCAAGCTTAGACATTTTGACTTGTGGGCAGTTCGGATCTTATGCACCATATATTTTGTTCATTTGAATAATTGCTGGCGTCTCTGAAGTAACGGGCCAGGAAGATTATACAATCACCTCGTTGTTAGTCACGGTCTCTGAAGGAAACCAGTGCATAAGAACACCTAGGTGCATTAAAGCAGGTATCAATTTGAATAAGACGGGCGTTGTGACCTGTAGTGTTAAGCGATGGCTTGTGAGTAGGCGACTATGGGGATTCTTGGAGTAAAtttgaacatttaaaaaacTTACAAGGCTGAGAGCTGTTGTTCCAAGTAGAAGAAGATAGACCTTACCCTAcatatttttgaaaagaaaCCAAAGTCAGAATGGAACGAAGAAAAATACTATCATGGTATAAACATATTAGCATCATGAAGAGCATTTTGACTCCCAAGTAGCATGTTCCTTAGCTAGCAAATGAATTGCACTTTCATTTACTTCGAAAAATGTGATTCTgaacataaatcaacaaatGCATATCATGATATAATAAATGCTGCTCATGCCTTGCATGTCAAACTTTAAATGCCAAACTGAAAATGTTCACCAAATGTTACACGGCAATTGTGTgtaaaatttcattaaattaaaactCACAACACTATGTCAAATTCAAAACACCAACACATATTGAACCATGCATGACAAAGGAGGTGGAACAAAAAATTCATGTATTGTCAGGACCATATCTGATTGAAAACAGTGAGAAATCACCTCAACAAGATGTAAGTTTGATGCACGACTAAGGAGAACAAAAGCAAATTCCCCGATTTGTGCCAATAGCACACCAACCTGCAAAGCACATAGCAACCATAAGTCAGAGATCCTTGATTGAGAAAAATAGGAAAGGTCAGACTTACAATAAATGATGTCCTAAGACTGTAGCCAAATGCCTTTGTAATCACTGCAGCGACTGTTGTCTTAACAACCACCACCAGAAGAACAGATGCAAGCAATATATCCACATGTGTCCAGAGGAACTGCACATGTATGAGCATTCCAATACTAGAAAGAAAGAGAGCAGCAAAGAGGTTACGAATCGGTTCGACCTACAAAAAAACATGCACTCAAAGAATTATCGAATGATTCATTCAGAATTACTGAAAACTAGAGTAAAACAGTTCATAAGAAAAAATTGTTGGAAAATACCTGGTCTAAGGTATGCTGTGCAAATTCAGTGGTGGATATCATGACCCCAGCCACGAAGGAACCCAGCTCAAGACTAAGGCCCAGCTTATCACTGCACTGAAAAACACAAGATGAGATTTTTATTTCTCAATAACTTGATTTACTGATATAAATGTCACGAGAGACACATATACCCCACGACAATCTGATTACGAGGAATTTATAATTTTCTAGACTTGACTTTTCACCTTACTCACCATAAATGGGACCACAAACAAGGTGTTTACAGGGTTAACCATATtaaacaggaaaataaaaaaaaaagaaaatttacatAAAAAGTCAGGATTACGCCATCCTTACCCAAGCTGACATCAAGCAGAATGCCACAACAGCCAGCTGATAGAGTTCATTTGTCTAATGATCACATAAACAAACACACAAGTAAGATTCAGGCGATGTATCTTAGAACCCCAGAGTGCATGAAAAATGAGAGCAAAAGTAATCTTATGGTCATCTTTCTATTCTTACAGCCATAAGATTGGAAAACAACTTTAACTAGCACATGACGATTGACCCTACTTGAGGTTAATATCTCTTTTACAGCATTAATTACACCAATGGTTGATAACTATTCAGAGGACTACCCTGGTACTGGATTAAATCACAAGACATCAACAACATTTTCTCAATTATCTACAACAATTAAACTTAAGCATTACTCGTGAATATGTCAAAAAATTCTTACACAACAGATTAAACTTCTAGGATCAGACCATGTTTTCTTCGAAATTAAATACACAAAAAAAACTGTGAAGAATAGTAAAAAAATGTTATGATTACTAACTTGGGACGATAGCTGTGTCATCAACTTTAAAAACCGAGGAACAAAAATCCAAGTCAACACAGAAGCCAGAGCAAGATAAATGGACAAAGTGAGTAGCCTGAAATTAATACCAAACAACTGAACAAGAAAGTGATGGTATGGCAGACTAATAAGTAGTAACAAATGCTCTAAGATGAACTTACACTTTTCCCATAGAGGCCATTCCATGCAAAATGCCACTGCTACCGCCTAGAACAGGGAGCAAAGCAAATAACAAACCCACAGCACAGTCCTGGAATATTATTTGAatagaaaataataatattcaCCCAatggtaataaaaataataacttgGCCAACTATATCAGGAAGATTCAAATCAACCTGAAAAATAAGAGTTCCAATTGTCACTTGACCATGAAGGGCACTGTTACTGTTCCTCTCAACCAGAAACTTGACAACCTGTGAGGAATTATGCCAGAAAATTAATTGTTACGTGATTACATCCTTCGGTACACGATACAAAGGCTCGTAGTTGATTATTTGTACAAGAAAATCAGATAAATACCACAGCAGTTGACGACATTGAGAGAAAACAGCCGACAAATACACCATCTGACAATTTTGCTCCACATAACTGCAGCCATCAAATCATGTGTCATTGGCATAAAATGCCAAAGCAAGTGTCCAAACAATATACAAGATGTAGGATATCAGATTTTTACCATTGCAGTTATACCACATAAAAACATAAGAATAATTATCTGAAGAAATCCACCAAGGACAGCGACAGGTCCCACAACTTTAAGCTGCATCAGTTACATATATTAGGACAATGCAGAAACTATAGGTGGACAAATATGCTGTGAATAATGACATAACAAAAGGAATTGTACCTTTGATAAAGAGAACTCCAGCCCTAAAGCAAATAGGAGAAAGACAACTCCAAACTGAGCCACAGTCTCACACTGAAAAATGAATGGAAAACAAAAAGGAGATAATTGGGATACAGGAAAAAGTAGTGTATAAAATTGCCCCTAACTCGTTGCTAAAAAAGAATTTGCTATTATATATTATGGTAAAACCACTAAGAAATAAAACAGAGACCATTCAAAGAATGCAATTAGTTAAAAGTatctataatttaaaaaaatgttctATTTGAGAAGGAATGAAGGGCACAATAActgataaaaaaattgaattcaGAATTGAGAACAGGTTACCCTGTATTATGAAATGTAAACTTAGCAAACAATTATCTCTAGATACAACACATTCATACAAACAGCTGTTGAAATGGCTTGATGTAGACCAATAAAGAGACAATTGAGTTATATTAGACCATAAAGAAGAGATAAAGTCTTCTGTGAATCACTTGGCAAACTTCTTGCCGATCTAAAAGCAAGCAATAAATTTGACAGAATATCAACTGATTTTTATCTCCTACTTCCGATAAAAAGCTAAAACTCCCAAGAATAAAGTTTTAAGACAAAATATATTAACGTAGGCATCTTGTTGAGCACTCGAGAAGAAAATCTAAACTTACTCATCCAAAGGGTTCAACAAGAAACAATGAAATTGTCACGATGAAATGATACATACAATGATACAAACATCCGgtacatatttatatatttttaaaaaagatgGAAATTCATTGATAAAAATCCTGTTTTTTTCCAGGTGTAAGAACATAAAACAAATACCACCTTGATTTGGCAAAAATTGATCTAAAAGGTAACAGTGTAATAATGTCAGAAAAGTAAATAATCAGAATTTAGCCATGTAGTTTTCACTTCATTTAAAATTTACGAGATCTAACAAATAAGGAAAACTTTAAATCACATAAATTTTGAACTAAACAAAATACTTAAGGTCATGTTGGTACAAATGCTAACTTTAAAAGTAAAAGAGGAATGCAGAGAATTCAGAGACCTATGTTAAAGTTCACTTTCAGCCAAAGATTTCCAACATCCAAACAGCAGAAAGGAAGAAAAGTATAAGACATTCCTTTTGGAAACTTAGAATTATTTTAGCAATAAAGGAACATCGTAGAATAACACACCTGTACCATCTCGCTGATAAATTTTAAACCACCAGGTCCAATTATTGATCCCGCAAGTAGATAGCCAACAATAACCTTTTATCCAAACCCaatagataagaatatttgttGTTCTTGAAAACACATAATTTACTTAAGGTAAAAGTAGCCAAAGGCAAAATAAATAATTCAGAGAGCACAGGGAATAAATAATAATGGAATAAAACAGTATTTACAACAAGCAAAATTACCAACCGGTTGTCCTAAACATGAAAAGATTATTCCACCAATGGCGGCAGAGACGATCACAACTACCAAGTCTGAAATCAGCCTACAAGATTTCAACATTGCATATGATGTCATATGTACCATGCAAAGTTTGAACAGCAGTatttacaaaatacaaaactcCCCAACTCCACCAATATGTATGTGGGCGGGAAGGGCAGAACACACAAACATTGTATGGTTGTATGTTAACACACACCCTCTCTCGCATGAATTGCTTAAGTAGATTTACCTAAAATCTACTTGGAGCACAGGATATTTTGACTTTTTATTCGACATCACAAACACATTATCCTGCAATAAAGCATAGTGAGTGAGAAAGGATTCATTCATCGCCAACAACACTGAAACTTTGCTAAAGAATTCCTGTCTTTACATCGTTGCCCATAAAAAAAGTTTCACCTTTTTATCAATCAGAGTTGTCATGTCATCAGAATCTTCATTCTCAAGTGAGAAAACATCTTGAAGCTGGAAAATTTTGGTCCGACTGGAGAATAAGTGTAAAAGAGGTTCAAAATACTGGAATCATTTTCTTGTAAATTGACAACAATCTATATTattcaattgaagaagcaaattcatGCTCACTGCCTTACTTGGCCTCTTTAGTTTCGTTCTTCTTTATCTTCTCATGAGTGATTTTGGCAACAGTCTCCA is part of the Primulina eburnea isolate SZY01 chromosome 1, ASM2296580v1, whole genome shotgun sequence genome and encodes:
- the LOC140825765 gene encoding K(+) efflux antiporter 5-like: MGMVKGCGVLVLILVIVVFCSSFGVSATSEKEIRERFYGDLVNSTAADNGEGSIAKMFDRVLEKEFSENDQPEGSGESSFNSSVADRQAELETVAKITHEKIKKNETKEANRTKIFQLQDVFSLENEDSDDMTTLIDKKDNVFVMSNKKSKYPVLQVDFRLISDLVVVIVSAAIGGIIFSCLGQPVIVGYLLAGSIIGPGGLKFISEMVQCETVAQFGVVFLLFALGLEFSLSKLKVVGPVAVLGGFLQIIILMFLCGITAMLCGAKLSDGVFVGCFLSMSSTAVVVKFLVERNSNSALHGQVTIGTLIFQDCAVGLLFALLPVLGGSSGILHGMASMGKVLLTLSIYLALASVLTWIFVPRFLKLMTQLSSQTNELYQLAVVAFCLMSAWCSDKLGLSLELGSFVAGVMISTTEFAQHTLDQVEPIRNLFAALFLSSIGMLIHVQFLWTHVDILLASVLLVVVVKTTVAAVITKAFGYSLRTSFIVGVLLAQIGEFAFVLLSRASNLHLVEGKVYLLLLGTTALSLVTTPVLFKLIPALMHLGVLMHWFPSETVTNNEEKVSMTRSA